In the genome of Streptomyces collinus, one region contains:
- a CDS encoding MFS transporter — protein sequence MAAAKTPPGATGTGGSKGVKGSSRLNGPGRLGGSLRAVGRALHFPVTGTARGIRKATHAHGAGESGLGKLIELHGVNGAGDVMITVALASTVFFSVPTDEARGRVALYLAITMAPFTLLAPVIGPLLDRVPHGRRAAMAGAMLARALLAIVLSGAVVSGGLELYPAALGVLVSSKAYGVVRSAVVPRLLPPRFSLVKANSRVTLGGLLATGIAAPVGAGLQQIGPRWPLFGAFVLFVAGTILSFTLPPKVDSAKGEDRALLAADEQHLHGPHRQPVKRPGLRTVGPAVTHALAANAAIRCLTGFLIFFLAFLLREHPVSGQSAAVSLGIVAVSAGVGNAVGTAVGAWLRSRAPEIIIVVVVAYVAGAAITAAVFFSAVLVAALAAVAGFAQALAKLSLDALIQRDVPEVVRTSAFARSETLLQMSWVLGGAVGIVVPLNGTAGLAVGAAIVGTGWLTTVRGLLGSARRGGPGRARVA from the coding sequence GTGGCAGCCGCGAAGACACCCCCGGGCGCCACCGGGACCGGTGGGTCGAAAGGGGTCAAGGGAAGCAGCCGACTGAACGGACCGGGCCGTCTGGGCGGCTCCCTCCGTGCGGTCGGCCGTGCCCTGCACTTCCCCGTGACCGGCACCGCCCGCGGCATCCGCAAGGCGACCCACGCGCACGGCGCCGGCGAGTCCGGCCTCGGCAAGCTGATCGAACTGCACGGGGTGAACGGCGCCGGCGACGTCATGATCACCGTCGCCCTCGCCTCCACCGTCTTCTTCTCCGTGCCCACCGACGAGGCCCGCGGCCGCGTCGCCCTGTACCTCGCCATCACCATGGCGCCCTTCACCCTCCTCGCGCCCGTGATCGGCCCCCTCCTCGACCGGGTCCCGCACGGCCGCCGCGCCGCGATGGCCGGCGCGATGCTGGCCCGGGCGCTCCTCGCGATCGTCCTGTCCGGCGCGGTCGTCAGCGGCGGTCTGGAGCTGTACCCGGCCGCGCTCGGCGTCCTCGTCTCGTCGAAGGCGTACGGCGTGGTCAGAAGCGCCGTGGTGCCCCGGCTGCTGCCACCGCGCTTCTCCCTCGTGAAGGCGAACTCGCGCGTCACCCTCGGTGGTCTCCTCGCCACCGGCATCGCCGCGCCCGTCGGCGCCGGACTCCAGCAGATCGGGCCGCGCTGGCCCCTTTTCGGCGCCTTCGTGCTCTTCGTGGCGGGGACGATCCTGTCGTTCACGCTGCCGCCGAAGGTGGACTCCGCCAAGGGCGAGGACCGCGCCCTGCTGGCGGCGGACGAGCAGCACCTGCACGGCCCGCACCGGCAGCCGGTCAAGCGCCCCGGGCTGCGCACGGTCGGGCCGGCCGTCACCCACGCCCTGGCCGCCAACGCCGCCATCCGCTGCCTGACCGGGTTCCTGATCTTCTTCTTGGCGTTCCTGCTGCGCGAGCATCCGGTCTCCGGCCAGAGCGCCGCGGTGTCCCTGGGGATAGTGGCCGTCTCGGCGGGTGTGGGCAACGCTGTCGGCACGGCCGTCGGGGCGTGGCTGCGCTCTCGGGCCCCGGAGATCATCATCGTCGTGGTCGTGGCGTATGTGGCGGGCGCGGCGATCACGGCCGCGGTGTTCTTCAGCGCGGTCCTGGTGGCCGCGCTGGCCGCCGTCGCCGGGTTCGCCCAGGCGCTGGCCAAGCTCTCCCTGGACGCGCTGATCCAGCGGGACGTGCCGGAAGTGGTCCGGACGTCGGCCTTCGCGCGCTCCGAGACCCTGCTGCAGATGTCCTGGGTGCTGGGCGGGGCGGTCGGCATCGTGGTGCCGCTCAACGGCACGGCCGGGCTGGCGGTGGGCGCCGCGATCGTCGGCACCGGGTGGCTGACGACCGTACGGGGGCTGCTCGGCTCGGCCCGGCGCGGGGGCCCGGGGCGGGCGCGCGTGGCGTAG
- a CDS encoding futalosine hydrolase, producing the protein MELQAQEGRLIAAAWLGRVLVATAVPVERDAVARACPGDLGIEVIAAGVGPALAAASTASALTAAALRGEPYGLVVSAGIGGGFQPEAPVGSLVVADGIVAADLGAETEDGFVPVNELGFGTVRHQPPVDLVRRVAGAAGARTGAVLTVSTVTGTAARAAALRERHPTALAEAMEGFGVAEAATAQGVPVLEIRAISNPVGPRDRAAWRIPEALTALTEGFGKLTPVLESWNRHDS; encoded by the coding sequence CTGGAACTTCAAGCTCAAGAAGGACGCCTGATCGCTGCCGCTTGGCTCGGCCGGGTGCTGGTCGCCACGGCCGTTCCCGTGGAGCGGGACGCGGTGGCCAGGGCCTGCCCCGGTGACCTCGGCATCGAGGTGATCGCCGCCGGTGTCGGGCCCGCTCTCGCGGCCGCCTCCACCGCCTCCGCGCTCACCGCCGCCGCCCTGCGGGGCGAGCCCTACGGTCTCGTCGTGTCCGCCGGGATCGGGGGCGGGTTCCAGCCCGAGGCGCCGGTGGGGTCGCTCGTCGTCGCCGACGGGATCGTCGCGGCCGATCTGGGGGCGGAGACCGAGGACGGGTTCGTGCCGGTCAACGAGCTCGGTTTCGGGACCGTCAGGCATCAGCCGCCCGTGGATCTCGTACGGCGGGTCGCCGGCGCCGCCGGGGCCCGGACCGGGGCCGTGCTCACGGTGTCGACGGTCACCGGGACGGCAGCCCGGGCCGCCGCGCTGCGGGAGCGGCACCCCACCGCCCTGGCCGAGGCCATGGAGGGCTTCGGTGTCGCCGAGGCCGCCACCGCGCAGGGGGTGCCCGTGCTGGAGATCCGGGCGATCTCCAATCCCGTCGGGCCGAGGGACCGCGCCGCGTGGCGCATCCCGGAGGCTCTGACAGCCTTGACCGAGGGGTTCGGGAAGCTCACGCCCGTACTGGAGAGTTGGAACCGGCATGACAGTTGA
- a CDS encoding DUF2771 domain-containing protein — MNTLQSVVRRRRAVAVAGVVSAGLLVLSACDKPTPMATVTVGSDSVNSEATCGGEGDALKQSDLAGCLKDKGIKSISVDPDETVRIGVDPEIADKGWTILMNGQPLTDSSTKTYRTIPGSVFFNAQYGAQGNSTLVSIKEGEKDASGLWNFKLKKDA; from the coding sequence ATGAACACGCTGCAATCCGTTGTGCGACGCCGCCGCGCCGTCGCCGTCGCCGGCGTCGTATCCGCCGGACTGCTCGTCCTGTCGGCCTGTGACAAGCCGACGCCGATGGCCACGGTCACCGTGGGCAGCGACTCGGTGAACTCCGAGGCCACCTGCGGTGGCGAGGGCGACGCCCTGAAGCAGTCCGACCTCGCCGGGTGCCTGAAGGACAAGGGCATCAAGAGCATCTCCGTCGACCCCGACGAGACCGTGCGCATCGGTGTCGACCCGGAGATCGCCGACAAGGGCTGGACGATCCTGATGAACGGTCAGCCGCTGACCGACTCCAGCACGAAGACCTACCGCACGATCCCGGGCAGCGTGTTCTTCAACGCCCAGTACGGCGCGCAGGGCAACTCGACGCTGGTCTCCATCAAGGAGGGCGAGAAGGACGCGTCCGGCCTCTGGAACTTCAAGCTCAAGAAGGACGCCTGA
- the istB gene encoding IS21-like element helper ATPase IstB, which produces MAQVQNPTTTTLGYALFATRWLQAPLYFGLVAAQGVYVYKFFKELWALILTCVSGHATETYVMLAVLKLVDVVMIANLLIMVIVGGYETFVSRIGLQGHRDQPEWLSHVNSNVLKVKLATAIVGISSVHLLQMFVDVHHTSRHALMWGTVIHMAFIASAAILAYMSGPMVAHTDRGHADRAPAAPAPAQAPDHGGRRHTEPESPRPPAATVPPQPDPVAEAEARIRAAGFPARKVLEEFDQQHPRGFDREVLARLGKADFVDARRNVVFVGPPGTGKTHLAVALGVRACQAGHRVLFATAAEWAARLAGARAAGRLDAELAALDDHPLLIVDEVGYTPCDAATAGLFFQLVAHRYERASLILTSDRPLGRWDEVFGPSAPALTDRLAHHAEIVRLDGDSYRTRRATSAWAD; this is translated from the coding sequence ATGGCGCAGGTGCAGAACCCGACGACCACCACGCTCGGATACGCCCTGTTCGCCACCCGCTGGCTCCAGGCCCCGCTGTACTTCGGGCTGGTCGCCGCCCAGGGCGTCTACGTCTACAAGTTCTTCAAGGAGCTCTGGGCCTTAATCCTGACGTGCGTGAGCGGGCACGCCACCGAGACGTACGTGATGCTCGCGGTGCTCAAACTGGTCGACGTCGTCATGATCGCCAACCTGCTGATCATGGTGATCGTCGGCGGCTACGAGACGTTCGTCTCGCGCATCGGCCTCCAGGGCCACCGTGACCAGCCGGAATGGCTCTCGCACGTCAACTCCAACGTGCTGAAGGTCAAACTCGCCACGGCGATCGTGGGCATCTCCTCCGTGCACCTGCTCCAGATGTTCGTGGACGTCCACCACACCTCCCGGCACGCCCTGATGTGGGGGACGGTGATCCACATGGCGTTCATCGCCTCGGCCGCGATCCTCGCCTACATGTCGGGCCCGATGGTCGCCCACACGGACCGCGGACACGCCGACCGCGCACCGGCGGCGCCCGCGCCCGCGCAGGCCCCCGACCACGGAGGCCGGCGGCACACGGAACCGGAATCCCCGAGGCCCCCGGCCGCCACCGTCCCCCCGCAACCCGACCCCGTCGCCGAAGCCGAGGCCCGGATCCGTGCCGCCGGGTTCCCGGCGCGCAAGGTGCTGGAGGAGTTCGACCAGCAGCATCCCCGGGGCTTCGACCGGGAGGTCCTCGCGCGGCTCGGCAAGGCGGACTTCGTCGACGCCCGGCGGAACGTGGTCTTCGTCGGACCGCCCGGCACCGGCAAGACCCACCTGGCCGTCGCCCTGGGCGTGCGGGCCTGCCAGGCCGGGCACCGGGTGCTGTTCGCGACCGCCGCCGAGTGGGCCGCCCGGCTCGCGGGCGCCCGGGCCGCCGGCCGGCTCGACGCGGAGCTGGCCGCTCTCGACGATCACCCCCTCCTGATCGTCGACGAGGTCGGCTACACGCCCTGCGACGCGGCGACCGCCGGCCTGTTCTTCCAGCTCGTCGCGCACCGCTACGAGCGGGCCTCCCTGATCCTGACCAGCGACCGCCCGCTCGGCCGCTGGGACGAGGTCTTCGGCCCGTCCGCCCCGGCGCTGACCGACCGCCTCGCCCATCACGCCGAGATCGTGCGGCTGGACGGCGACAGCTACCGGACGCGGCGCGCTACTTCAGCGTGGGCAGACTGA
- a CDS encoding HAD family hydrolase — MAHMAFMTPPALTVGFDLDMTLIDSRPGIRACYQALSERTGTYIDADLAVTRLGPPLAEELVNWFPAEEIPAMADLYRAMYPAIAITATPAMTGAREAIAAVREAGGRAIVVTAKYEPNAKLHLAHLRIEPDAVIGDLWAEQKAEALREHEAGVYVGDHVGDVRGARTAGALSVAVATGPCPEEELRAAGADVVLTDLTEFPRWLSDYRPARA; from the coding sequence ATGGCCCATATGGCCTTCATGACCCCGCCCGCCCTCACCGTCGGCTTCGATCTCGACATGACCCTCATCGACTCCCGGCCCGGCATCCGCGCCTGCTACCAGGCGCTGTCCGAGCGGACGGGGACGTACATCGACGCCGACCTGGCGGTCACGCGGCTCGGGCCGCCGCTGGCCGAGGAACTGGTCAACTGGTTCCCGGCCGAGGAGATCCCGGCCATGGCGGACCTGTACCGGGCGATGTACCCGGCCATCGCCATCACCGCGACCCCGGCGATGACCGGTGCCCGGGAGGCCATCGCGGCCGTACGGGAGGCCGGCGGACGCGCGATAGTCGTCACCGCCAAGTACGAGCCCAACGCCAAGCTGCACCTCGCCCACCTGCGCATCGAGCCCGACGCGGTCATCGGCGACCTGTGGGCCGAACAGAAGGCGGAGGCGCTGCGCGAGCACGAGGCGGGCGTCTACGTCGGCGACCACGTCGGGGACGTGCGCGGCGCCCGCACCGCCGGGGCGCTCTCGGTCGCGGTCGCCACCGGCCCCTGCCCCGAAGAGGAACTGCGCGCGGCGGGCGCGGACGTCGTCCTCACCGACCTGACGGAATTCCCGAGGTGGCTTTCGGACTACCGTCCCGCGCGCGCCTGA
- a CDS encoding cold-shock protein produces MPTGKVKWFNSEKGFGFLSRDDGGDVFVHSSVLPAGVDTLKPGQRVEFGVVAGQRGDQALSLAILDPTPSVAAATRKKPDELASIVQDLTTLLENITPMLERGRYPEKTAGKKIAGLLRAVADQLDV; encoded by the coding sequence GTGCCTACCGGCAAGGTCAAGTGGTTCAACAGCGAGAAGGGCTTCGGCTTTCTCTCCCGCGACGACGGCGGTGACGTCTTCGTCCATTCCTCCGTCCTTCCCGCCGGAGTCGACACGCTCAAGCCGGGCCAGCGCGTGGAGTTCGGCGTCGTCGCCGGACAGCGCGGCGACCAGGCACTGTCCCTGGCGATCCTGGACCCGACCCCGTCCGTCGCCGCCGCGACCCGCAAGAAGCCCGACGAGCTGGCCTCGATCGTCCAGGACCTGACGACGCTCCTGGAGAACATCACGCCCATGCTGGAGCGGGGCCGCTACCCCGAGAAGACCGCCGGCAAGAAGATCGCCGGCCTGCTGCGCGCGGTCGCCGACCAGCTGGACGTCTGA
- a CDS encoding DUF3027 domain-containing protein — protein MSAATTRSRTPDRLCAEAVDLARAAAEEAAAPGIVGEHVGLVSEGDRVVTHFFQCLELGYRGWRWAVTVARASRAKIVTVDEAALLPGPDAVLAPEWVPWSERLRPGDMGPGDLLPTDAEDLRLEPGYTGEDEPAPNVPVSHEMADLVEAEDADLTTGPSSGFTVAPLRGSIPAVAEELGMRRARVLSRYGLHTAADRWEEAFGPKTPMAQSAPAACVSCGFLVPIGGSLGQAFGACANEFSPADGRLVSLAYGCGGHSEAAVMPRPPQPPAPVIDETRVDPFPLRPSPDSGSVTPTADQDTEELGHS, from the coding sequence GTGAGCGCAGCGACAACGCGAAGCCGCACCCCTGACCGCCTGTGCGCCGAGGCCGTCGACCTCGCACGCGCCGCAGCCGAGGAGGCCGCCGCGCCGGGAATCGTCGGGGAACACGTCGGTCTGGTCTCCGAGGGGGACCGCGTGGTCACCCACTTCTTCCAGTGCCTGGAGCTCGGCTACCGGGGCTGGCGCTGGGCCGTGACGGTGGCCAGGGCGTCCCGGGCGAAGATCGTCACGGTGGACGAGGCGGCCCTGCTGCCCGGCCCGGACGCGGTGCTGGCCCCCGAGTGGGTGCCGTGGAGCGAACGGCTGCGCCCCGGCGACATGGGGCCGGGCGATCTGCTGCCCACCGACGCCGAGGATCTGCGGCTGGAGCCGGGCTACACGGGCGAGGACGAGCCTGCGCCGAACGTTCCCGTATCGCACGAGATGGCCGACCTGGTGGAGGCGGAGGACGCGGACCTCACCACCGGCCCCTCGTCCGGCTTCACGGTCGCCCCCCTGCGCGGTTCGATCCCGGCGGTCGCCGAGGAACTGGGCATGCGCCGGGCCCGCGTCCTGTCCCGCTACGGCCTGCACACCGCGGCCGACCGCTGGGAGGAGGCCTTCGGCCCCAAGACGCCCATGGCCCAGTCGGCCCCCGCCGCCTGCGTCAGCTGCGGCTTCCTCGTCCCCATCGGCGGCTCCCTCGGCCAGGCCTTCGGCGCCTGCGCCAACGAGTTCTCCCCGGCCGACGGCCGCCTGGTCTCCCTCGCCTACGGCTGCGGCGGCCACTCCGAGGCCGCCGTCATGCCCCGCCCGCCCCAGCCGCCCGCCCCGGTCATCGACGAGACCCGCGTCGACCCGTTCCCCCTGCGCCCGTCCCCCGACTCGGGCTCGGTGACACCGACGGCGGACCAGGACACGGAAGAACTCGGGCACTCGTAG
- a CDS encoding helicase C-terminal domain-containing protein — MSTEDRPPAPRSLAEALRARGDAALGALLRSRPDLITPVPTDLTQLATRAGTRASVVRALERLDRFALQTAEALAVAADPATYGELLGLMAGDDADPAVVAALPHAVHLLREQALVWGADDRLRLVRTARELLAPSPQHPSPTGLGPTVQEATAGMSPGRIQEIVAAAGLASTHDSVSAVTALTGLFTDRARMAALLADAPADSVEVLERLVWGPPYGQVTADPAPRLRWLLDRGLLLPTAPGTVVLPREVALHLRRGLAHRAPEPVPPVVETAAVHRPQVVDSAAAGQAYTALATVEELLKDWDEGGPAVLRAGGLSVRDLKRTAVALDVPEPAAAFWVELAYAAGLIASDGEADERYAATPAYDAWLEQPPAERWSRLVTAWLAATRTAGLVGGRDAKDRTLSALGPGLDRSAAPEVRHRVLALLAGLPEGAAPAAGPVLARLRWERPLRGDRREDDLRGRLAEWALSEAEQLGVTGRGALSAQGRALLGAPAAPAPGPEAEPSGPGDKLPVHHHHRPAPLAPLSPAEQAVASAAAARLLAPLLPEPLDHVLLQADLTAVAPGPLRRPLADMLGVLADVESKGGATVYRFTPGSVRRALDAGQAASDLHAFLAAHSRTPVPQPLAYLIDDVARRHGHLRVGAASAYVRCDDDAVLSEILADKRAAGLGLRRLAPTVLAAQADPAGLLEGLRAMGFAPAAESAEGDVLITRALAHRTPPRTAPEPVPDGPPVPDDTLLAAALRAIRAGDLASTTPRKPGTGPAANGELPRTGAAETLATMQAAVLTGEALWIGYVNAEGAASQRVIAPIRVEGGFVTAYDHTADEVRTYPLHRITGVAELADDAG, encoded by the coding sequence ATGAGCACCGAGGACAGGCCCCCGGCCCCCCGCTCCCTCGCGGAAGCGCTCCGCGCGCGGGGCGACGCCGCGCTGGGCGCGCTCCTGCGCAGCCGCCCGGATCTCATCACGCCCGTCCCCACCGACCTCACCCAGCTCGCGACCCGCGCCGGCACCCGCGCCTCGGTCGTGCGGGCCCTGGAGCGGCTGGACCGGTTCGCGCTGCAGACGGCGGAGGCGCTGGCCGTGGCTGCGGACCCGGCGACCTACGGCGAACTGCTCGGGCTCATGGCCGGGGACGACGCCGACCCGGCCGTCGTGGCGGCCCTGCCGCACGCCGTGCACCTGCTGCGCGAGCAGGCCCTGGTGTGGGGCGCCGACGACCGGCTGCGGCTGGTCCGCACGGCGCGTGAGCTGCTGGCCCCCTCGCCGCAGCACCCCTCGCCGACGGGGCTCGGCCCGACGGTCCAGGAGGCCACCGCCGGGATGTCCCCGGGCCGGATCCAGGAGATCGTCGCGGCCGCCGGGCTGGCCTCGACGCACGACTCGGTCTCCGCCGTGACCGCCCTGACCGGGCTGTTCACGGACCGGGCCCGGATGGCCGCGCTGCTCGCCGACGCCCCGGCCGACTCGGTCGAGGTGCTGGAACGCCTGGTGTGGGGGCCGCCGTACGGGCAGGTCACGGCCGATCCGGCGCCGCGGCTGCGCTGGCTGCTGGACCGCGGACTGCTGTTGCCGACGGCTCCCGGGACGGTCGTCCTGCCGCGCGAGGTCGCCCTGCACCTGCGGCGGGGCCTGGCGCACCGGGCGCCCGAGCCCGTGCCGCCGGTCGTCGAGACCGCGGCCGTTCACCGTCCACAGGTTGTGGACAGCGCCGCGGCCGGGCAGGCGTACACCGCGCTCGCGACCGTCGAGGAACTGCTGAAGGACTGGGACGAGGGCGGGCCCGCGGTACTGCGGGCCGGTGGGCTGAGCGTGCGGGACCTGAAGCGGACCGCGGTCGCCCTCGACGTGCCCGAGCCGGCCGCCGCGTTCTGGGTGGAGCTGGCGTACGCGGCGGGCCTGATCGCCTCGGACGGCGAGGCCGACGAGCGGTACGCGGCGACCCCGGCGTACGACGCGTGGCTGGAGCAGCCGCCCGCCGAGCGCTGGTCGCGGCTGGTCACGGCCTGGCTCGCGGCGACCCGGACGGCCGGTCTCGTGGGCGGGCGGGACGCCAAGGACCGTACGCTGTCGGCGCTCGGGCCGGGTCTGGACCGCTCTGCGGCGCCCGAGGTGCGGCATCGGGTGCTGGCGCTTCTGGCCGGGCTGCCGGAGGGCGCCGCGCCCGCCGCCGGGCCGGTGCTGGCCCGGCTGCGCTGGGAGCGGCCCCTGCGCGGCGACCGGCGCGAGGACGATCTGCGCGGCCGGCTCGCCGAGTGGGCGCTGTCCGAGGCGGAGCAGCTGGGCGTCACGGGCCGGGGCGCGCTGTCGGCTCAGGGCCGGGCCCTGCTGGGCGCGCCCGCGGCTCCCGCGCCGGGCCCGGAAGCGGAACCCTCCGGGCCGGGGGACAAGCTGCCCGTCCACCACCATCACCGTCCCGCCCCGCTCGCTCCCCTCTCCCCCGCCGAACAGGCCGTGGCCTCCGCCGCCGCGGCCCGGCTGCTCGCGCCGCTGCTGCCCGAGCCGCTGGACCACGTGCTGCTCCAGGCCGACCTGACGGCGGTGGCGCCCGGCCCCCTGCGACGGCCGCTCGCGGACATGCTGGGTGTGCTGGCGGACGTCGAGTCCAAGGGCGGGGCGACCGTCTACCGGTTCACGCCCGGCTCGGTGCGGCGGGCGCTGGACGCCGGGCAGGCCGCCTCCGACCTGCACGCCTTCCTCGCCGCGCACTCCCGCACGCCGGTGCCGCAGCCGCTGGCGTACCTGATCGACGACGTGGCCCGCCGGCACGGCCATCTGCGCGTCGGCGCGGCCTCGGCGTACGTGCGCTGCGACGACGACGCGGTGCTCAGCGAGATCCTCGCCGACAAGCGGGCCGCCGGGCTCGGGCTGCGCCGGCTCGCGCCGACCGTGCTGGCCGCGCAGGCCGACCCGGCCGGGCTCCTGGAGGGTCTGCGGGCGATGGGGTTCGCGCCGGCCGCCGAGTCCGCCGAGGGCGATGTGCTGATCACCCGCGCCCTGGCCCACCGCACCCCGCCGCGCACCGCGCCCGAGCCCGTGCCGGACGGCCCGCCGGTCCCCGACGACACCCTCCTGGCGGCCGCGCTGCGCGCCATCCGGGCCGGCGACCTCGCCTCCACCACCCCGCGCAAGCCCGGCACGGGCCCCGCGGCCAACGGCGAGCTGCCCCGCACCGGTGCCGCCGAGACCCTGGCCACCATGCAGGCCGCCGTCCTCACCGGCGAGGCCCTGTGGATCGGCTACGTCAACGCCGAGGGCGCCGCCAGCCAGCGGGTCATCGCCCCGATCCGCGTCGAGGGCGGCTTCGTCACGGCGTACGACCACACCGCGGACGAGGTCCGTACGTATCCGCTGCACCGGATCACCGGGGTCGCGGAGCTGGCCGACGACGCGGGCTGA
- a CDS encoding 1,4-dihydroxy-6-naphthoate synthase, which produces MTVEQLQIAYSPCPNDTFVFDALAHDRVPGAPALDVTFADIDVTNGMAERGEFDVLKVSYAVLPYVLDDYALLPCGGALGRGCGPLVLTREADTGGTSLLERSRELGGLTGRTVAVPSEKSTAYLLFRLWAAETVADGVGEIVVMPFHEIMPAVRDGRVDAGLVIHEARFTYRDYGLHKLADMGEHWENTTGLPIPLGAIIAKRSLGEQKLRLLADSIRTSVRAAWDDPEVSRPYVMEHAQEMDPAVADQHIGLYVNEFTASLGEDGYAAVRGLLTRAAAEGLVPPLGPDALRFP; this is translated from the coding sequence ATGACAGTTGAGCAGCTGCAGATCGCCTACTCGCCCTGCCCGAACGACACCTTCGTCTTCGACGCCCTGGCCCATGACCGCGTTCCGGGTGCCCCCGCCCTCGACGTGACCTTCGCCGACATCGACGTCACCAACGGCATGGCCGAGCGCGGCGAGTTCGACGTGCTGAAGGTGTCGTACGCGGTGCTGCCCTACGTCCTCGACGACTACGCCCTGCTGCCCTGCGGGGGCGCGCTGGGGCGGGGCTGCGGGCCGCTGGTGCTGACGCGGGAGGCGGACACTGGGGGCACCTCCCTGCTCGAGCGAAGCCGAGAGCTTGGGGGACTGACCGGCCGGACCGTCGCCGTGCCGAGCGAGAAGTCGACCGCGTATCTGCTGTTCCGGCTGTGGGCCGCAGAGACCGTGGCCGACGGGGTGGGCGAGATCGTCGTCATGCCGTTCCACGAGATCATGCCGGCCGTGCGGGACGGCAGGGTCGACGCGGGCCTCGTCATCCACGAGGCGCGCTTCACGTACCGGGACTACGGGCTGCACAAGCTCGCCGACATGGGCGAGCACTGGGAGAACACCACCGGGCTGCCGATCCCGCTGGGCGCGATCATCGCCAAGCGGTCGCTGGGCGAGCAGAAGCTGCGACTGCTGGCCGACTCGATCCGCACGTCCGTGCGCGCCGCCTGGGACGACCCCGAGGTGTCGCGGCCGTACGTCATGGAGCACGCCCAGGAGATGGACCCGGCCGTCGCCGACCAGCACATCGGGCTGTACGTCAACGAGTTCACCGCGAGCCTCGGCGAGGACGGCTACGCGGCCGTGCGCGGGCTGCTCACCCGCGCGGCGGCCGAAGGGCTCGTACCGCCCCTCGGCCCGGACGCGCTGCGCTTTCCCTGA